The nucleotide window TGGTCCGGGCACCGCGGGAACGTCGGCAGCGGGCGCGGGCGCTACGTCGAAATAACGGGCACCGCGGTGTTCGCGGTACGTGAAGGCGGGTTGCCAGGGCGCGACCGGGCGAAGCGCAGGGCGTTCGAAGTGGAGTGGGACAACGAGAGGTTGGGGGCGCGTGCCGCGTGATTCAATGTTGTTTGCGCCGGCGCGCGCCACTCGATCCTCACAGCGCCGCATCGACGAGCAACGACGCCTTCAATTGACGTATGCGCTGATCGACAAAATAGCCGCCGCCCTCGACATAGCGTAAATAGCTGCGCCCGCATACCGTGCACTCCGACACCGTGCAGCGGTTGTACGGGAAATAGCGCGGTGCGATCGGCGCATCGGCGGACCAGTAACGGGTGCCGTGCGGATGATATTCGGCGAAGGTCGCGTCGTCCTGGTGTTGTTCCGCGAGCGTGCCCGCTTCGCGCAATTGCGCTTCGGGCATCGACAGCGGCAGCGTTTGCCAGCCGTCGGTCGGCGTCGCGTGGCACGCGCATGCGATCGTCACGGCTTCCGAGCGCGAGGCGAGTTCGCTCAGTGCGGCGAAGTCGAGAAGGGGCGGTGTGGTCATCGGGTGGTGAATGGCGGGCGGAACAGGCTCATGCGGAGGCCAGGCGGGCAGGGCAGCCGCGCGGCGCATGAAAGAGCCGCAAGCATCGCACATTTGAACTTCATTTGCGCGCGCCGCGTGCGCACTCGAAGTGCCACGCGGCGCGCATTTCCAGCATGAGTTTCATGCAGCGAGGGTTAATGCAGTGAGATCAATGCAGTGATTTCAACGCAGTCACACCAGATGCTTACTGCAACGCGCTCGATTCCGACAGCGCTTCGCTTTCCTGCACCGTCGCGCGCTCGGGCAGCAGGAATGCGATCAGCGCGGCAAGGAACGCGGCCACGGCAAGCGCGATCAGCGCTGCGCCGAAGTTCCCCGTGAAGTCCTTGATGATGCCGACGAGCCACGGCCCGAGCAACCCGCCGAACTGGCCGATCGTGTTGATCAGCGCAATGCCGATCGCCACGGCGGCGCCCGTGAGGAATTCGCCGGTAAGTGTCCAGAACACCGCGAGGCATCCCCAGATGCCGGCCGCGGCGATGCACAGCAGAATCAGACCGATCAGCGGTTGCGACACGAATGCGCAGGCAAGCAGCGCGAGGCCGCCGATCGCCATGCAGATCACGATATGCATGCGGCGCTCGCCGACGCGATCCGAATGACGCGCGACCAGATACATCGACACGGCCGCGCAGCAGAACGGCAGCGCGCTCAGGAAGCCGACCTGCAGATCGGTCGACGTACCCATGTTCTTGACGATCTGCGGCAGCCACAGCAGCACGCCATAAAACGCGGTCAGGAAGCAGACGAACAGCAGCGACAGGCTCCATACCCGCCCCATGACCGCGATTTTCATGAACGGCAGGCTGGCGGTTTTCGTGAGTTTCGATGCTTCGGTCTCGAGTTCGTTGACGAGCCACGCACGTTGATCGTCGCGCAGCCACGTTGCGCGTTGCGGACGGTCGGTGAGCCAGAACAGCACGAAAAAGCCGAGAATGACCGCCGGCACCGCTTCGAGCAGCAGCATCCAGCGCCATCCGGAGTAGCCGTGCACGCCGTCGAGCGCATGCATCAGCAGACCGGACAGCGGCGAGCCGATGGCCGACGCGACGGCCGTGGCC belongs to Paraburkholderia sp. SOS3 and includes:
- a CDS encoding MFS transporter yields the protein MDHSLEASTISRVYRRLVPLLFVLLIINYMDRVNVGFAALRMNHELGFSASVFGLGAGIFFIGYALFEVPSNIALHRFGARMWISRIMVTWGLVSAGLAFVHSQTSFYVLRFLLGVAEAGFIPGVVAYLAYWFPVRYRSRANAGVIMATAVASAIGSPLSGLLMHALDGVHGYSGWRWMLLLEAVPAVILGFFVLFWLTDRPQRATWLRDDQRAWLVNELETEASKLTKTASLPFMKIAVMGRVWSLSLLFVCFLTAFYGVLLWLPQIVKNMGTSTDLQVGFLSALPFCCAAVSMYLVARHSDRVGERRMHIVICMAIGGLALLACAFVSQPLIGLILLCIAAAGIWGCLAVFWTLTGEFLTGAAVAIGIALINTIGQFGGLLGPWLVGIIKDFTGNFGAALIALAVAAFLAALIAFLLPERATVQESEALSESSALQ